The following proteins are co-located in the Paludibaculum fermentans genome:
- a CDS encoding NADPH-dependent FMN reductase — MPENPLHLAIVVGSTRQGRFAPTIAQWFAAQAAKREDLTVDVIDLAKARLPDVLSDQRSEAVAAVSPRLSRADAFVVITPEYNHSFPAPLKTLIDWHSQEWHAKPIGFVSYGGVSGGLRAVEQLRQIFAEMHAMTVRDSVSFAGVWTHFEPDGQLKNADRSNRSATKMLNQLVWWGKALRDAKSKQPYAA, encoded by the coding sequence GCTCCGACCATCGCCCAGTGGTTTGCAGCCCAGGCCGCCAAACGCGAGGACCTCACGGTCGATGTGATTGACCTGGCCAAGGCCCGGCTGCCCGATGTCCTTTCGGATCAGCGCAGCGAGGCCGTCGCAGCGGTCTCCCCACGGCTCTCGAGGGCTGACGCCTTCGTTGTGATCACTCCGGAGTACAACCACAGCTTCCCTGCCCCGCTCAAGACGCTCATCGACTGGCACTCCCAGGAGTGGCATGCCAAACCCATTGGCTTCGTTTCCTACGGCGGCGTCTCCGGAGGACTCAGGGCCGTGGAACAACTGCGCCAGATCTTCGCCGAAATGCACGCAATGACCGTGCGGGATAGCGTCAGCTTCGCGGGGGTCTGGACGCATTTCGAACCGGACGGCCAGCTCAAAAACGCCGATCGATCCAATCGCTCCGCCACAAAGATGCTGAATCAGTTGGTCTGGTGGGGCAAGGCGCTGCGGGACGCAAAGTCGAAGCAGCCATACGCGGCATAG